In Elusimicrobiota bacterium, the sequence GAAAAACATAATGAAAAACACATTGGATGAATACAAAAAACGACGCGATAAATTTTGTGAAGGTCTTAACAAACTCGGCTTTATCGTTGAGAAACCTAAAGCAACAATGTATCTCTGGGCAAAACTTCCTGAAAAATTTCAGAAAATTGGTTCGCTAAAGTTTTCAGAAGAACTTATAAAAAAAACTGGGATTGCTTGTTCGCCGGGCACCGGGTTTGGAAAATACGGCGAGGGTTATATTCGTTTTGCACTGGTTACCCATTTTAACAGGTTTCACGACGCATTGTTACGCCTCAAAAAATTTATAAAAGAACACGCGAATAACACCCGAATAGAAAAACCCAAATAGCGCCCGAATAATTCGGTTATATTCGGTTAATATTCGGGAACTATTCGTGAGAAAGCGAAAATGAAAATGGTCAATCTCGGAATTGTTGGTTGCGGGGTTGTTGGTAGAAAAGTTATAGAAATTCTAAAAAATAATTCTGCTTTTATACATAAAAAATGTGGAACCAGGATGGAAATAAAATGGGTTTGTGATAAAGATTTCACTAAACTTAAAGCACTAAATTTTCCAAAAGAAAAACTTACTGCTGATGCCAGTAAAATAATACTTGACCCATCGGTAGATATACTTGTGGAATTGACTGGGTCGCCTGAAATATCAAGAAAGATTATACTGGAGGCAATGAGCCGCGGGAAACATATTGTTACTGCTAACAAAGCGTTACTTTCTAAATACTGGAATGAAATTTTTTCGGTTGCATCAAGCAAAAAACTTTTAGTTTATTTTGAAGCTGCAGTCGCTGCAGGGATACCTGTTATTCAATCACTGAACGAGGGGCTTGCTGCAAACAGAATCAACTCTATTGTTGGGATTCTCAACGGAACTACCAACTTTATACTTACCAAAATGACCGACGAAAACAAAAGTTTTAATGATGCGCTAAAACTTGCACGGCAGTTCGGTTTTGCAGAATCAAATCCTGAACTTGATATAAATGGTACTGATGCAGCACAGAAACTTTCAATACTTGCTTCTATTGCATATGGGACACATTTATCTGTTGAAAAAATATATCGCGAAGGTATCTTGGGAATAGACCCGATGGATATAAAATACGCGAAAGAAGAATTCAGTTATATACTGAAATTATTGGCAACTGTGAAGTGTAGAAATAACAAAATTTCTGCAACTGTTTATCCTGCTTTTATTCCGCAAGAACATCCATTAGCCACAGTTGAGAATGAATACAATGCAATCTATTTTGGTTGCGATTCAGCAGGTGATATTATGCTCTATGGCAAAGGTGCAGGA encodes:
- a CDS encoding homoserine dehydrogenase, which produces MKMVNLGIVGCGVVGRKVIEILKNNSAFIHKKCGTRMEIKWVCDKDFTKLKALNFPKEKLTADASKIILDPSVDILVELTGSPEISRKIILEAMSRGKHIVTANKALLSKYWNEIFSVASSKKLLVYFEAAVAAGIPVIQSLNEGLAANRINSIVGILNGTTNFILTKMTDENKSFNDALKLARQFGFAESNPELDINGTDAAQKLSILASIAYGTHLSVEKIYREGILGIDPMDIKYAKEEFSYILKLLATVKCRNNKISATVYPAFIPQEHPLATVENEYNAIYFGCDSAGDIMLYGKGAGGAAASSAVVSDIMYLARNIFYGTAGRFQDIIYDKNKKLIIKPVEKLETKYYLRFLTIDKPGVLAKISGVLGKNNVSISACFQEGRQKKHSVPILMLTHQAKEGNIRKAIKVIDKLPIIKSKTVMIRIME